A stretch of DNA from Arthrobacter jiangjiafuii:
GACCTCGATCGAAGACCGGGTGTTGAACCGACCCGCTCCAGGAGCGGTGCACGCGTTTATTGGGACGATGCTGGATGCCTCCGCCAACGAAGAAACGGAGGTGACTCTTCTATGGAGGGTCCCGAAATTCAGTTCGCAGAAGCCGTCATTGACAACGGCAAGTACGGCCAGCGCGTCATCCGCTTTGAAACCGGCCGTCTGGCCCAGCAGGCTGCAGGCGCAGCCACTGTCTACATCGACGATGACACCGTCCTGCTCTCGGCTACGTCAGCCGGCAAGTCCCCGCGCGAAGGCTTTGACTTCTTCCCGCTGACCGTCGACGTCGAAGAGCGCATGTACGCCGCCGGCCGCATCCCGGGCTCGTTCTTCCGCCGCGAAGGCCGCCCGTCCACCGAAGCCATCCTGGCCTGCCGCCTGATGGACCGTCCGCTGCGCCCCGCCTTCGTCAAGGGCCTGCGCAACGAGGTCCAGATCGTGGTCACCGTCCTGGCGATCAACCCCGACGTGCTGTACGACGTCGTTGCGATCAACGCGTCCTCCATGTCCACCCAGCTGAGCGGCCTGCCGTTCTCCGGTCCGATCGGCGGCGTCCGCGTTGCCCTGATCGACGACCAGTGGGTTGCCTTCCCGAAGCACTCCGAACTGGAGCGCGCAGTCTTCTCCATGGTGGTTGCCGGCCGCATTGCCGGTGACGACGTCGCCATCATGATGGTGGAAGCCGAAGCCACCGACGCAGCCTGGAACCTCATCAAGGAAGAGGGCGCCACCGCCCCGACCGAAGAGGTTGTTGCAGAGGGCCTGGAAGCGGCCAAGCCGTTCATCAAGGTTCTGTGCGAGGCACAGTCGGACCTGGCCTCCCGCGCCGCCAAGCCCACCGTCGAGTTCCCGATCTTCCTGGACTACCAGGACGACGTCTACGAAGCAGTGGAAGCCGCAGCCGCCGACAAGCTGGCCAAGGTCTTCTCGATCGCCGACAAGCAGGAACGCGACATCGCCGCCGACCAGCTCAAGGACGAAGTTGTTGGTTCGCTCTCCGAGCGCTTCGAAGGCCGCGAGAAGGAACTCTCCGCAGCATTCCGCTCCGTCACCAAGCAGGTTGTGCGCCAGCGCATCCTCAAGGAGCAGGTCCGCATCGACGGCCGCGGCCTGACGGACATCCGTCAGCTCACCGCCGAGGTAGAGGTTCTGCCCCGCGTTCATGGCTCGGCCATCTTCGAGCGCGGCGAAACCCAGATCCTGGGTGTCACCACGCTGAACATGCTCAAGATGGAACAGCAGATCGACTCGCTGTCGCCGGTAACGCGTAAGCGCTACATGCACAACTACAACTTCCCGCCGTACTCCACCGGTGAAACCGGCCGCGTGGGTTCGCCCAAGCGCCGCGAAATCGGCCACGGTGCCCTGGCAGAGCGCGCGCTCATGCCGGTGCTGCCGACGCGTGAGGAATTCCCGTACGCCATCCGCCAGGTCTCCGAAGCCCTGAGCTCCAACGGTTCCACCTCCATGGGTTCGGTCTGCGCCTCGACGCTGTCCATGCTCAACGCCGGTGTCCCGCTG
This window harbors:
- a CDS encoding polyribonucleotide nucleotidyltransferase, which codes for MEGPEIQFAEAVIDNGKYGQRVIRFETGRLAQQAAGAATVYIDDDTVLLSATSAGKSPREGFDFFPLTVDVEERMYAAGRIPGSFFRREGRPSTEAILACRLMDRPLRPAFVKGLRNEVQIVVTVLAINPDVLYDVVAINASSMSTQLSGLPFSGPIGGVRVALIDDQWVAFPKHSELERAVFSMVVAGRIAGDDVAIMMVEAEATDAAWNLIKEEGATAPTEEVVAEGLEAAKPFIKVLCEAQSDLASRAAKPTVEFPIFLDYQDDVYEAVEAAAADKLAKVFSIADKQERDIAADQLKDEVVGSLSERFEGREKELSAAFRSVTKQVVRQRILKEQVRIDGRGLTDIRQLTAEVEVLPRVHGSAIFERGETQILGVTTLNMLKMEQQIDSLSPVTRKRYMHNYNFPPYSTGETGRVGSPKRREIGHGALAERALMPVLPTREEFPYAIRQVSEALSSNGSTSMGSVCASTLSMLNAGVPLRAPVAGIAMGLVSDQVDGETRYAALTDILGAEDAFGDMDFKVAGTSEFVTAIQLDTKLDGIPASVLAAALKQAREARLHILGVMDAAIDTPDELSEFAPRIISVKIPVDKIGEVIGPKGKMINQIQEDTGADISIEDDGTVLIGATDGGSAEAARAAINAIANPQIPEIGERYLGTVVKTTTFGAFVSLTPGKDGLLHISELRKLAGGKRVDNVDEVVSVGQKIQVEITKIDDRGKLSLSPVVAEDAEGEEAAETESAE